From Pleurocapsa sp. PCC 7319:
CTCTTAGAAAAATCCGAACCAGAGAGTATTAGCACCAAAGTAATTCATGTATTTGACCGAGAAGGAGATATCGCGGAAGTCTTTGAACAAGTCAGTCAAACCGCAAATACAGGGTTAGTGGTAAGAGCAGCACATAATAGGGCATTATCAGAGTCAAACAGTTATTTATGGTCATGGCTCCCATCTCAATCTATCAAGATGGAAGTAGCAGTAGAATTAGCCAAAACCCCAAATCGAAAAGAGCGAACCGCTACTCTGGCAATTAGATATGCACCCATCAAACTTCGCAGTCCTGCCAGAATGAAAGAACCAGAATATTTTGAAGTTTATGGGGTTTATGCCGTAGAAATTGACCCCCCAGAAGGCTGTGAACCCGTAGAATGGATGATCTTGACCTCCGAACCCGTTACCAATGGGGAACAAGCACAAACCATTTTACGATGGTATACTTACCGTTGGCGAATTGAAGAATATCATAAAATTCTCAAGTCAGGGTGTAAAGCGGAAAGCTATCGTCTATCTGGAGATAGTATGCAAGTTTTACTGGGATTTTTAACGAATATCGCTGCACAATTGTTAAAAATGACCTATGTTCATCGAACCAAACCAGATGCACCTGCATCTTCAATTTTAAATCAGGTACAAATTGAGGTTTTAGCTGCCAAATTTGGAAAATCAGTCACCGCAGTAGATTTAACGGTAGCTTGGGCGATACAAGCTGTAGCTCGTTTGGGCGGTTACTTGAGTCATCGCCGAAAGAGTAATATTGGCATCACGGTGTTATGGCGTGGCTTTTTAGAGCTGCAATCTTTATGTGAAGGATGGCAATTACGCTCCCCTGGTTGAAGTTTAGAAGCGAGTTGATTGTAACTTTGGAGAGGACTAGAATGAGAATATAGTTGGCGAACTTTGTTACACAACTATATCCGATTATTTCTGAGCTGAACTATGGCTAATGCCCGTCAACAGAAGGATCTAGCCACTCGTCTAGATGAACTTAAACATCTTATTAAACAACTCCAACAAGATATTCAAGACATAAGGGACGAAGGTGAAATTGCTCCGTCTGGTTGTTGGATTGTGCGCTACCAAGCTAAAGGAAAAAAGGGTGGTCGTTATTGGTATTACAAATGGATGTCCCATGAGCCGATTTTTGTCACCAAAAATGGCAATCCTTCTCGTCATCAATATTTAGGTATAGTCATTCTAAATAATTTCCGTATGATTTAACGATGTCATCCAAGGAAGTACCAGGAGCGGAATAAATACGTCTTTTTTTGAGGATGCCCTAAAGGATTAGCTTCGCGTCGCAAAGTCTTGTTCGATACGATTAAAATCAGGTGAATAGGGTGGTAAAAACAAAACTTTGTGACCCGCTTGTTCGGCAATGCGAAACACATCATCCTTGCGATGAAATGCCGCATTATCAAGAATTAGAGTGGAGTTTGGTTTCAATTCGGGAATTAGATGCTCTTCGAGCCATTGATTAAACCATAAAGCACCATTTACTTCCTTTAAAAAGAACTGGTGCTAACAACTCTTTGCCTCTTTTGCCAGCTATCAGACTTGTTCTTGTTCCTCTTTTACCATTGCGATTGGCGAAGCCACTGCCCTTCGGGCAATCGCCGTAAGTTTTTTGTCCTCGTTTTGACCAGCCATAAGGACGATAGACATATTCTTCAAAGCCTGATTCATCCAAGTAAACTAAATTGCTTGATCCGTCAAGAATGACAATTTTACGTAAATTTCTCAGAAAGCTGATTCGCTCACTATGCTTACGTTCAGTGTATTTCAGCGTTTTTTTTACGAGTTAACTTCATTTGCTTCTGGGCATACCCAATAGCACTCGTATGCACTCCAAAATATTGCGCCCTTTCTCTTAACAAAGCATCTGGATTTTCTTGAATATGTTGGGCAATTGCTAGAGAGTCTAGTTTTCGCTTTCTTCCAAGTTGTGGTGCTGGAGTCAAATTCTTTCTTCGACACCAATCATTCACACACCATAGACTTACCTCATATCTTCTTGATGCTTCGGCTTTGGAGCCTCCAGCCGCTACAAAGTCCACTACCCGCTTTCGCAAATCTACACTATAAGTCATCTAACCTGATTGATTTCTCATCTAGCTTATATTATTTCATATGTTTCCTATTTAGAATGACTATAAAGCTGGAAGTCAAGCTTATTTGAAAGCGGTTGAAGCTCTATCACGTCCTGGTTCTAACGGATTTTGTGGATCAACCACTTTGAAGGGTTTGGCGACCGTTCATCGAGCTAGCAATCAACAAATTGTGAAGCCAATTGTGATGATAGCTAAAACCATTGAGATCGCTAAACGGCGATATCCGTGACGAGCATTTTGAGCGAGTTCTAGCTGCGTAGGGATGGAAATTCCAGATCAGTGCCATCGAACGTAGATATAATCTTGCCGACTCCTTGTCACCATGAAAGTATTGCATAGTGTAGAGTAAACGGTCTTGGTGATTCATCAACCGGTCTACCATATTGCTAGTGCGATGAGCTTGGGGAAATTGATAAGCGACTGTGAATTGAGCAGCACGACGGCATAATTGACGCATCTTGCTTAAAGTGCGTTTCCGTCTGATATGTTTTTTGCTCCAAATCAAAGCTAATCGTATTCCTTGCAAGAATTTAGCAGCAGTAGAGGATTTATAAGCTTTCCAGAGCAGAGCTTTGAGCTTGTTTCTTAAATTGCGATAACTGGGGCTTCCTTTCTGCACTTTTAGCACCGCGTGCAAAAAGCACAGTACCAAAGTCACCGTGGGAAATAGATTAAGCCAAGCCTGTTTAGTTCCGTCCCAAGCATCTGTATTGACTGTCACTGGGGTATAATTGGGGTCGAGAAGACGAGCTTCGGTTTGAAATTCTGCGTATCCTTTAGTTAAAGCTGGCGCACTAGCTGATTCGGTCAAGCTAACTCCCAAAATACAGCCAGATGCTACGGTAGTAGGAAGATAAACTCGTGAACCCCCTAACCAAGTATGTTTTTCATCCGCTACCAGATGTGGAGGCAGTTTTTGAGCGTCTTTGATTGTCGTTCCCACAATCGAGGCTCGACCTAAAGACAGGTAAATACGATACCAGTACATGGCATTACGACCGAAAACATAACTTAAAGCGTCAAAAGGCACACCAAATTGTCTTAAATACATTGGTTTGTCTATTTCGTCGGTTTTTCCTACCATATAAGGCATAATGAAGTCAGGACGCAATTGATAGACCTGCTGATTAGCTTTGAGCTTAATGCGGCGCATTGACAGTTCCTGTTTGCTGGAGACCACCCAATCATGAAAGCTGAACCCTGCTTCCATTTCTCTGGGAAAAATTTCAGGATACTTGGCATAAAGTTGCAGCAAATAGGCTCTATAATTGTGATTATTGGCGATTAGTTGTTGATATTGTTCTTCACTGCTAACGGGTAAACAAATACTTTTATCTCCTCTGATAGAAACTGCCATGCTTGAATTTTTACTGAAAATCAATTGATTGTTTGTTGACTTTATCTCAATTTGATTTCTTTTGTGCTTCAAGCCCCATTATCCTGAGTATTTCTACTACCCACAAAATCCGTTAGAACCAGAACGAGTTTTGGTAGATTCAGGACACGTTACTCAAAACAATTTAGCAGAAATTAAACGCCGAAAAATCAAATTAAGTATCGATGATTTTGGTACAGGCTATTCTTCTCTCAGTTATTTACGTCGATTACCAATAGATAATCTGAAAATAGACCGTTCTTTTGTTGATAGTATTAATTCGGATCCAGAAAGCTTCGAGATTGTTAAGACTATTATTACCTTGGCACATACTTTGGGAATGGATGCAATCGCTGAAGGGGTCGAAAATATCGCCCAGGTTGAACGTCTCAAAAGTCTGGGTTGTGAATTCGTGCAAGGATACTTATTTGCTGAACCTCTAGAACCAGATGCGATCGAGTCTATTTTAAGTAAATATGAGTTAAAAGTTCGGAATTAGGGGTTCGGAATTCGGAATTCGGAGTTCGGGGTTCGGAGTTCGGAGTATTCGCTACGCCAGAAGCTACCCTAAAGGACTAGCTATCGCGTCGCGCAACGGAGTTATAGGTTATAGATTGGTTCGGAGTTGAATTTTTTCAAACTATGATCACGGGAATTTTAGTGGCTTGCAAAACTGCTTGGGATACGGAAGTAGTCAATAATTCTTGTGATAACTGATTTTGAGATTTGCCTAAAACAATTTCCGTAGCTTGACACTCTTGAGCTAATCGTACAATTTCCTCTGATACTAAACCTGTAGTAGTTACAAACTGATGAGGAATATCTAACAGCAATTTGTTAGTCAGTAGCTCCAACTTTTGCAGTTCTGATTCTGAAATATTATCAGCAACGTGGATAATCATAGCTTTGCCATTGGTTCTCCGAGCTAAGTCGGCAACTTTGGTTAAGACAGAAATCGCCATCGAGGAAGTATTGATCGCACCTAAGATAACAGTACGAAATGTAACGGTCGTTTTTGTAGGATCTACCGCATCTTGAGTTAAGAGTTTGGGGGCAAATGTGGGAATTGCCCAAGCACCAAGGGGAGCCGTAATTAGAATTGATAAAGCAGCGATCGCTAGAATTATATCTCCTCCTGGTATACCCAAACTAAGTGGAATTGCTCCAATAGCTGCCTGTACCGTTGCTTTAGCTGAGTTTCCTGGTAATAAAAATAATTTCTCGCGCCAAGTCCAATTACTTCCTAGAGTGGATAAATACCAACCAATTGTACGACCAAAAATCAAGCCAATTACGAGTAAGATAATTCCTGAGAACAAGACATCACCTAATACTTCTAACTGAATAGATGCTCCCATCAGTACAAATAATAATATCTCTGCCACAATCCACAAATAGTTAAATTCCTGACGTAATCTGCGAGCTAGGGGGGGACTAAATTCAATTAGAAAAAAGCCCATCGCCATCACTGCTAAGTAACCAGAAAAATAGGGAAGTTGGTTAGCTAAAACAACTAGTAGTAAAGCCAGACTAGCGGTAATTAAGGTTTCCTGTACGGGATTTTGGCACCAATGTTGTTTAATGACGCAGAAAACAATTAATTTTGCCGTTAAATAACCAATTATTACTCCAAAAATAATTTGGGTGATTACCTGTATTGGCATTAGCCATAAAGCATTAGAGGCGATACTCCCTTGAGCTAAAAAATTCAAGACCAGACTGAAAACCAATAGTACCAGCACATCTGATAAAGCACTACCGGTTAATATTGCGTCGGCTATTCCCTTGGAAACCCCCCAACCTAAACTTTTGAGCCGTAACATTCCCGGGACAATTACCGCAGGAGATTCCGCACTGACTACACAGCCTAAGAGTAAACCTGTTAAGAAATCAAACTGAAATAGCCAGATGGAAACAAAGGATATAGCGATCGCTTCTGTCATAGCGGGTAGAAAACCCAATCGCAAAGCCACACTGCCCTGTCTAACTAATTTTTCCCGATCTAGTCCCAAACCTGCTCGCATTAAGATAACCATGACTGCCATAGTTCTCAAATCATCAGCTAGATTCAAAGCACTCTCGGAAATTAAATTACTAACTTGCGAGCCAAGCAATATTCCTACAATCATCATTCCCAGTAATGAGGGAGCGCCGACTTTACTGGCTAATTGACCACCAAGGAATCCCAATAAAAGGATCAAGATCATGCTGAGTAGTAAGCTGTTAGGCATTTGATTTGTTGACTAACGATACGCCCAATATTACTAAACTACCGCCTAGCAACAAGATATAAGACAAGGATTCTTGTAAAAAAAGAACACTAAAGATGATGGCAAATACGGGTACTAAATTAATAAAAATAGCAGCTTTAGCAGCACTGATCGCTTTAATTCCATCGTAGTACCAGTTAAATGCAACTACAGTCCCTAAAACACCTAAATAAGCTAAACTAACCCCTGTCAATAAGTTGATATTTGGTAGCTGATTTTTTTGTTCCCCTATAGCTAAAGGTAATAACAAAATCGTACCGCTCCAAATTGCATAGGTAGTAGTAGTTAAAGCAGACAATTCTTGCATTGCTAGTTTTCCTAAAAGAGAATAAATTACCCAGCTGACAACGCAACCCAAAATAGACAACTCACCTTTGCCAACTCCATGAGCAATCAAGCTACTAATATTTCCCTCAGTAATTACCAATGCTGCTCCTAAGAACGAGATGAAAATTCCAATTATCTTTAAGGAAGTAAGCTTCTCTTGAAAAAAAATCCGAGAGCTGATGGTAATAGCCACTGGATTTAAGGCAATAATCAATCCCGCACGACTGGCAGAAATTTCTTTCAAGCCGACAAAGAAAAAAATATTATAAGCAAGAACTCCGCTCAAGCCTAATAAGATAACTAGGAGGACTTGTCGAAATGTTAATCGGGGTAGTTTATTCTGTCCTGGGAATGTTAACAATCCAAGACAAACAGAAGCGATCGCAAAACGACTAAAAGATGCAGTGAAAGGGTTTATAGTTTGAGAAACTACTCTCCCTGCTACGAACGTTCCGCCCCAAATTGCCATGGTGAGAACTAATTTGACGTAGAGTATTGGAGAATTCTGCATGAAAAAGACGGTGGTGATTAGTATTGATAAGCAAAACTCACACACTCAAATTTACCAAGGTCTAGAAAAAAGGAAAAAAATTACTTGGAAAATTTTTGGGAACTATAAAGATCGCTGGATCTGCTCTAACTTTTTGGGTGTTCAAGATGCAAAAACTAGTATTCAAACCGCTTTTTTCCCTCATTTTTTTGGCAGCATAGATTCTACCGGAATTTAACTTGATTTAGTCAGCTCTGCTTCAATTTTTTGCACAATCGAGGCAATTCTACGGGATTTATCTTCGGACAGTAGAGGTTCTAAAATTTCAAAGAAAAATTTGATTAACAACGGACTTGCTTCATATTCCATTGCAATTTCAGCATAGCAAGCCATAATTGAGCTAGCAATTAAAGTGCGATCTTGTTCACGATAAGATTGTAGTTTTTCGTTTAGCCAGTCAGATACTTTGTCTTTGTAGCGATCGTAATGCTCAATGATTGATTCAGCCGAAGCAATTTGCTTGAGTTCCGTCTCAAATTGACTCGACAAAGCATTAACAATTAAATCAACGTGCTTTTGCTTTTGACTGGGACTGTTCAACAGAGGAGTATTACCATAGGTAGAATCTAATCTTTTGCGTCGTTTGGCTTCACCCATAATTTTCCTCAATATGATATTCATTGCCAATTATCTCTAATTTTCGATCCAGCTAAACAAATTTGATACTAAAACTAGCTTTCTAACTAGCGATTGCTTGGAGCTTATCAGCAAATCCGATTGCATAGTTGATCATTAAAAAATTCATGTTTCAAATCAGCAACGCCGAAATTAATTTTTTAGTTTATTTTTTCAGATGTAATCATTTAACAAAGCTAGATTTGGCAGCGCTTTTTAACCCAACAACCATGCAAAATAAAACAAAAGGTAATGCAATTAGTGCATGTCAAAGATTATTTCGTATCTAGATATACAAAATATCTAAATAAATCTACTTAGTCTTATGAAATAAGAGCAAACACAGAATTGGGACCAAATCTAACTGCGTTGAATCTCCATAACCACTAAGTTTTAGATTTATGACTATTGAAGCCGATACAAAAATCAAACTCAACAAACTAGAGAAAGCAAAAGCAGCCAAGGATGGTCTAGATGTTAAAAACGAACTAGAACATTTCGCCCAAATTGGCTGGGAAGCAGTTGATAAAACCGATTTAGAAATGCGTCTTAAGTGGTTAGGGGTTTTTTATCGTCCAGTAACCCCTGGTCAGTTTATGGTCCGAATGCGAGTTCCCAATGGAGTTGTTACTAGCGAACAAATGCAGGTTTTGGCTAGTGCGATCCAACGCTACGGAGAAGAAGGAACAGCAGATATTACTACACGTCAGAACATTCAATTGAGAGGTGTTCGCCTAGAAGACATTCCTGATATTTTTCGCCAGTTTAAAGCAGTAGGACTGACCAGTATTCAGTCAGGCATGGACAATGTTCGCAATCTAACAGGTTCTCCTGTAGCGGGCATCGATCCTGATGAATTGATTGACACTCGGGAAATGATGAAGAAGGTTCAAGACATGATTACCAATAACAGTGAAGGTAATTATGCTTTTACTAATCTTCCCCGCAAATTTAATATTGCGATCGAGGGAGCCAGAGACAATTCTATTCACGCTGAATTGAACGACCTGGCATTTGTTCCTGCATATAAAGACGGCGTTTTGGGTTTTAATGTCTTAGTCGGTGGTTATCTATCAGCTCAACGCTGTGCGGAATCAATTCCTTTAGGAGTTTGGATACCTGCTAACGATGAAGATGTGGTTGAGCTTTCTCGGGCTGTTCTTACCGTTTATACCGTAAATGGAGGTAAGGAAGGATTGAGAGCTAGTCGCCCTAAAGCTCGTATGATGTGGTTAATCGAGACTTGGGGGCTGGAAAAATTCCGAGCGGAAGTAGAGCAAGAATTTGGCAAAACTTTAGCCTCTGCTGCACCAAAAGATGAAATTACTCAAGATAAGAAAGATCATTTGGGGATACATCCCCAGAAGCAGGCAGGCTACAGTTATGTTGGTTTGCACGTTCCCATGGGGCGTTTAACTGCTGACTCCATGTTTGACCTAGCTAGATTAGCAGAAGTTTATGGTAACGGGGAAATTCGTCTTACAGTAGAGCAAAACGCAATTATTCCTCATATCGCTAATGAAAATATCGACACTTTTCTCAGTGAACCATTATTAGAGAAATTTACCATTAACCCCAGCACTCTTTCTCGCTCAGTTATTTCCTGTACGGGAGCCCAGTATTGCAATTTTGCTTTGATTGAAACCAAACAAAGAGCCTGGCAATTAGCTCAAGAATTAGATCGAGAATTAGATATTCCCAACCGAGTTCGCCTTCATTGGACAGGATGTCCTAATTCCTGTGGGCAGCCTCAAGCAGGAGATATTGGCTTAATGGGGACCAAGGTTCGTAAAGATGGTCAAGCTGTAGAAGGAGCGAAAGTATTTACTGGTGGTAAAGTTGGTCAGAATGCTGAATTAGGAACTTTGATCAATAAAGGTGTTGCTTGTGATGATCTCAAAGTAACATTGCGTAATTTATTAATTGAAGAATTCGATGCCAAATTAAAAGAGGGAGTGGTTATTGAAGAGTCTATTCCCACGGAAGAAACTCCTCCATCAGATACTCAAGAGTCAGCAGCAGATTCTGCTAAGACTACTAAGATATTCTTCGCTAATTCCTGGAAAGAAGCTGTTTGTTCTGAGCCAGAATATATTTTGGATGCAGCCGAAAAAGTAGATATAGAAATTGAGAATAGCTGTCGTGCAGGGACTTGTGGTACTTGCGTTGCCAACATTCTCAAAGGAGAAGTAACTTACGAAGAAGATTATGATGCCCTGAGTGATTTAGAACCAGGACAAATTTTAACCTGTTGCTCTAAACCTGTTAGTTCAGTAGTCATTGATGCCTAATAGATAGGTGTGAGCAAGCTTAAGTATTTGTTGTTAAAGCTTAATTGGTAATTGTCTATTGTTTTCTCTTCTTCTACAGGTTTTTAATACCAAATTGAATAGCTTTGACTACACATTGATCGTAAGGGCGCATTGCCATGCGCCCCTACACAAACGATCTGTTGTCTTTTAAATTTAAAACGGTATAGCTGCCTTGTATTACATTGTGACGTACGAAGGTGAGATGCAAACTAGTAACGTGACGGCGATCAGCTTTGCTGGTGCGCGGAGCGCAATCGCCTCTTTTATTCATCAGTATGACGACAATCAACCTAGCAGAACTATTTGAGACTGAAGACATTAAAGCTTTTTACAATCAATGTGGTTATGAAGGTGGTCTGAACGAAGAAGATCTGATACTGATTGCTCAATTAGAAGGAAAAATTATTGGTGCAGTACGTTTGTGTCCAGATAATGGTTTTGTTGTGTTGCGAGGAATGCAGATTCTAGCTTCATTTCAGAGTCAAGGTGTTGGTACACAATTACTTCAGGCGTGCGCAGAGCAACTTGCGGATCGAGTTTGTTATTGTATTCCGTGGCAACACCTGCGATCGTTCTATCAGCAAATAGGATTCCAAGAAGTATTGCCAGTTGAGGTTCCGGTCTTGTTAAAAGAGCGATTCGATAACTATATTTCTAGGGGAATGAACGTCATTCTAATGGGTCGATTCCCAGCCATATATAGTCATTCCAAATAAAAACTATACGATTGTGTAAGGGCGAATTGCAATTCGCCCCTACGATAATTATCTGTTTTAACGAAATCTCCTATCATGCGGAAACTAATTGAAATGACTATAATACATAGTTATTCATATGCCTTTGCTCTAGCAGAAAATGGGTATCGTATTCTTGCTGTTGAGCCATCAGCAACGATGAGAAGTTAGGCGATCGCTCATCTTGGCATTCATTGACATACTCTACAACCAAGCTATCGCTATGGTTGCAGAATCTCGAAGGTAGAAGATTCTACGGACACACCAATTACGGTGTCATGCTGGCACTGTCAAGGCAACCCTACTCTCTCATCCCAAGGGACATGGATTAATGCTTTTGGAGAAAAACTACCCTTGCTAGATCAATCGGCTGATGTAGCGATTTTCTAGACTTTTTGCCAATCAACGTAGGGCAAGTTAGCCGCAGTAGTTTTAATATTGGCAATATTGTCCAATAATTGTCCGCAATTATCCCAAGTCCCCCGAAGAAACATCTGTCGTGAACCTTCGTTCATTTGTACTGCCACCGATAAATCATTGCTTGTAACTTGCATAGATTCTAAATCAACTAAAACCTCTGCTTGAGGATTCTCTTGAATTAATTTTTGTAGTTGCTTAATTTCTGAGGGAGAAGCAATTACACAGGGAACACCGATCGCCACACAGTTACCAAAAAAGATCTCAGCAAAACTTTCACCGACAATTGCTTGAATACCCCATTTAGCTAGTGCTTGGGGAGCGTGTTCACGAGATGAACCACAGCCAAAGTTATTATTTACAACTAAGACACTAGCATCTTGATATTGAGGGAAATCAAAAGGATGTTGACCATCGGCTTGAGCGCGATCATCCTCAAAAGCATGTTCCCCTAAACCATCAAAAGTGACACAACGGAGATAGCGGGCAGGAATTATGCGATCCGTATCGATATCATCTCCCGTGACGGCGATCGCCTTACCTGATATTGCTTTAACTTGGCTCATGGTTCGATAACTCTTTTTAAAAAAATTATTAATTTAATCACGAACCTGATTCTAACCTTTGTTGCCACTCTCGATCTATCTGATCGCTATTTTTTAGATTTTGATCCAGGAGCTCCTCTTCAGTAGTGTAGGTAATATCGCGATCGCCAATTACTTTTTGTTGAGCAAACTGACTGGCATAGACAATCTTGTTACGCAGAGATGAATCGGGTTGCTTTAGGGCGATCGCTCTAGTACTACGTGCTTGATTACGCTCAACAATTTTGGGATTACGTCCTTGAATCCAGAAATAACGCACCAGAGGAATAAATAGAAATAGAATTCCATAAACTAATAGTAGCCAGTGAATTGAAGCAACAAATGCCACTATTCCCCCCAATTGAGCAGCAATTGTGCCATCTCTCAACAGAGATCCTAGGACAAAGGCCAGAATAATATTAACCGCACCTAAACCAACAGCCATCGTAATTTGACTGCTATCAGCTTGACTAAAACGCCATAGCTTTTCTTGAAGATAACTAGCAGGAGAAATGGTGTTTGCTTGTCTGTGGTTTGCCATTACCTGAAGTTCAGGAAAATAGTAAATAATTTCTCCTTGGGGAGAAACTTCAGGATAACCATTAAAGCGGCTGAGAACTGGCAACATATAATCTTCGTATTGATCTGTCTCATCTACATAGGGAGCAATTTGTTCCCCTACCACTGCTCCTTTATGGCGGCGAATTACTGCTCCTATAGCTTGCCAACGGTACTCTTCTAAATCTGCGTTGGGATTGCCATCACCAAATAAGAAGGAATAGACTGCTTCCAAAAAATTCATTTGGTAATTCCCCCTAGTCTCTCTCCTGCGTTGAAGCCGACGATGATTATAACCAGGATCGAACAACCAAAATATATCACCTATCCAGAAGCGAGGGATAAAAAATCCACCTCCACCATAGCTGCGATTGCTTCCGCCTTCTCTTTCATCATTACTAGAATTTATAGCAATAAAAATTGCGATAATTGCTACTAACATTAGTAAAATCGAAGCAATCAAAATAACCCCAAAAGAAATTCTAATCAGATAAAATAAAACTCGCCAGATTTTCTCCCAAGTTTGTTGCCAGCGCAGTTGCCAATACTTATTACGCAGGATGGAACGAAAGTTTTTGGGAAACAAGTAAACCACATCTCCCGACTCTGCAACCTGAAGATGTCCACCCGCTTCGCTTGCCAGTGCTAATAACCCCTGTTGAGCAAAGTTTAATTCTAGCCCTGCCTGTGCTGCTACGTCACCGACGGTGACACGATAATCTAGTTTTTCGATTGACTTAACAATTTGGGGATTGGGAGTCATTATCTGCAATGGGGATGGGATATTTATTTAGTTCTATTTTATCGTTTTCTTTTTTAACTTTAACTCCTTTAACTTTGGGACTAAGTAAAGCGGCAGAGCCGCAGCTATAAGCTGTAAGCTGTAAGCCAATTATAAGAGGCTTTAACCTCTCCTAATTGTAGACCACCAAACTTCGTTTGCTGGGGGCATTAAACCCGATAGCTATAAGCTGTTAGCCGTTTACAAAGCGTAAACTTTAGAGCTTAAAGCTTAAGGCTTAGAGCTTATAGCTTTTTAAGGTAAACAGTCACCGGGACTATTCCCAGAGTATGCTAGTCAACATCAAATATAATTAGAATTTTCCTAAATTTAACCAAATATGTCTTAACAAAAACTCATAAAGTAACTGACTAAATTTGTTAGGGTTAGATGCGAGTAAAATTACTCAGATTATTAACGGTTTCGGTAAGTGGATTTGAGCAATGATCAATGCTAAACAACAAAGTCAGCGCGATCAAGAAGCCTCTGCTGTTAGTCAGCATGAATTTCGTCGTAGCCATCTGATCTTGTTTATCTTGGTTTCTTTATTAGTTCATAGCTTAGGATTGTTTATTTTTGATATCTATAAACGTGTTCAACCTGTTACCAAAGATAAAAATGAAAGTAAACCAATTGAGTTTATAGTTGTTCCTCCTGAAGAATCTACCGAACAACCACCGCCAGAAACTCAGAAACGAGCTACAGAAAATTCAGTTGCCAAACAAAGCATTAAGCCAGAGAAAACGGCTGCATCTGAAGAAATTGGTGACGAAAATTCCCCCAACCCAACTCAGGCAAGTTCAACATCAATACCGCCAGAAGTTCCTACTCAAGCTCCCAAAATAGTTACACCTTCTCCCCCAACTTCCCCGCCTCCTCAGCTACTCAAACCTCCTAAACCAACCCCAGAACCAAGTAAGATAGCCACATCTTCTCCTATAAACCCTACAGTTTCTAAACCAGTAAAACCTGCTGAACCAATTTCAGAATTACCTCAAATAGCTCCCCTATCTCCAACACCTCAAACACTTGATAAACCGATCAAACCTCTTAAACCTAACCCAGATACTCAACCTAAAACTGAATTACCTAAATCTACTCCTGAAAATCAGCCTTCTCTGCTAACAGGGTCTGATTCAGGTGCACCAGCATCAAAACCAGAACCCACCCCCTCTAAACAACCGACTAAACCATTAGCGACCCTTCCTCCAGTACTTCCCAAACCGACTAAACCTTCTAAGCCGCTCCC
This genomic window contains:
- a CDS encoding IS4 family transposase, translated to MNQTKNLITEKCDFGDQRLTKRAMFIESRLSLKYGKPLSAIFERASDLKRAYEFFANPKTSLNSVCQPYHLQTAEQIKELSIVLAVGDTTYLDYKKIREKRAEYGPIGNGGNGLILHSTLAVNGENGQPIGLLTEKLWHRNHEESKSLTQKQKQKKQAEARRRPIEQKESYKWIEALQSVQKLLEKSEPESISTKVIHVFDREGDIAEVFEQVSQTANTGLVVRAAHNRALSESNSYLWSWLPSQSIKMEVAVELAKTPNRKERTATLAIRYAPIKLRSPARMKEPEYFEVYGVYAVEIDPPEGCEPVEWMILTSEPVTNGEQAQTILRWYTYRWRIEEYHKILKSGCKAESYRLSGDSMQVLLGFLTNIAAQLLKMTYVHRTKPDAPASSILNQVQIEVLAAKFGKSVTAVDLTVAWAIQAVARLGGYLSHRRKSNIGITVLWRGFLELQSLCEGWQLRSPG
- a CDS encoding EAL domain-containing protein; protein product: MCFKPHYPEYFYYPQNPLEPERVLVDSGHVTQNNLAEIKRRKIKLSIDDFGTGYSSLSYLRRLPIDNLKIDRSFVDSINSDPESFEIVKTIITLAHTLGMDAIAEGVENIAQVERLKSLGCEFVQGYLFAEPLEPDAIESILSKYELKVRN
- a CDS encoding cation:proton antiporter, producing the protein MPNSLLLSMILILLLGFLGGQLASKVGAPSLLGMMIVGILLGSQVSNLISESALNLADDLRTMAVMVILMRAGLGLDREKLVRQGSVALRLGFLPAMTEAIAISFVSIWLFQFDFLTGLLLGCVVSAESPAVIVPGMLRLKSLGWGVSKGIADAILTGSALSDVLVLLVFSLVLNFLAQGSIASNALWLMPIQVITQIIFGVIIGYLTAKLIVFCVIKQHWCQNPVQETLITASLALLLVVLANQLPYFSGYLAVMAMGFFLIEFSPPLARRLRQEFNYLWIVAEILLFVLMGASIQLEVLGDVLFSGIILLVIGLIFGRTIGWYLSTLGSNWTWREKLFLLPGNSAKATVQAAIGAIPLSLGIPGGDIILAIAALSILITAPLGAWAIPTFAPKLLTQDAVDPTKTTVTFRTVILGAINTSSMAISVLTKVADLARRTNGKAMIIHVADNISESELQKLELLTNKLLLDIPHQFVTTTGLVSEEIVRLAQECQATEIVLGKSQNQLSQELLTTSVSQAVLQATKIPVIIV
- a CDS encoding DMT family transporter; the protein is MQNSPILYVKLVLTMAIWGGTFVAGRVVSQTINPFTASFSRFAIASVCLGLLTFPGQNKLPRLTFRQVLLVILLGLSGVLAYNIFFFVGLKEISASRAGLIIALNPVAITISSRIFFQEKLTSLKIIGIFISFLGAALVITEGNISSLIAHGVGKGELSILGCVVSWVIYSLLGKLAMQELSALTTTTYAIWSGTILLLPLAIGEQKNQLPNINLLTGVSLAYLGVLGTVVAFNWYYDGIKAISAAKAAIFINLVPVFAIIFSVLFLQESLSYILLLGGSLVILGVSLVNKSNA
- a CDS encoding ferredoxin--nitrite reductase, translating into MTIEADTKIKLNKLEKAKAAKDGLDVKNELEHFAQIGWEAVDKTDLEMRLKWLGVFYRPVTPGQFMVRMRVPNGVVTSEQMQVLASAIQRYGEEGTADITTRQNIQLRGVRLEDIPDIFRQFKAVGLTSIQSGMDNVRNLTGSPVAGIDPDELIDTREMMKKVQDMITNNSEGNYAFTNLPRKFNIAIEGARDNSIHAELNDLAFVPAYKDGVLGFNVLVGGYLSAQRCAESIPLGVWIPANDEDVVELSRAVLTVYTVNGGKEGLRASRPKARMMWLIETWGLEKFRAEVEQEFGKTLASAAPKDEITQDKKDHLGIHPQKQAGYSYVGLHVPMGRLTADSMFDLARLAEVYGNGEIRLTVEQNAIIPHIANENIDTFLSEPLLEKFTINPSTLSRSVISCTGAQYCNFALIETKQRAWQLAQELDRELDIPNRVRLHWTGCPNSCGQPQAGDIGLMGTKVRKDGQAVEGAKVFTGGKVGQNAELGTLINKGVACDDLKVTLRNLLIEEFDAKLKEGVVIEESIPTEETPPSDTQESAADSAKTTKIFFANSWKEAVCSEPEYILDAAEKVDIEIENSCRAGTCGTCVANILKGEVTYEEDYDALSDLEPGQILTCCSKPVSSVVIDA